In Acaryochloris marina S15, a single genomic region encodes these proteins:
- a CDS encoding M3 family metallopeptidase: MTNDTPIAAQDNPLLICEGLPPFDQIEAEHVLPAITQLLTELEQELQALETDVQPTWTGLVEPLEQLGDRLSWSWGIVGHLMGVKNSPELRKAYEAGQPKIVEFITRLSQSRPIYETYKKLQQSPDWSQLDPAQQRIVESAIREAELSGVGLIGEVKERFNQIQLELATLSTQFSNHVLDATKAFNILLTNPKEVAGLPPSLLSLAAQAARAVGEKDSTPEHGPWLMTLDIPCFGPFMQHSQRRDLREKLYRAYISRASEGEFDNTEIIDRILKLRKEEAKLLGFTTYAEASLASKMAPTVSAVETLQEQLRQASFDQATAELETLKTFAKEQGSEEDSDLKHWDVSFWAERQREAKFDITDEQLRPYFPLPQVLDGLFNLVNRLFGVTVTAADGQAPVWQEDVRYFQVANEQGEPIAHFYLDPYSRPAEKRGGAWMDECLGRAKFHRGDTVQTRLPVAYLICNQTPPVDGKPSLMTFREVETLFHEFGHGLQHMLTQVDYAGAAGISNVEWDAVELPSQFMENWCYDRQTLMGMAKHYETGESLPEEYYQKLLAARTYMSGSTMLRQLHFGMVDMELHHNYEPGGSEKVKQVRDRIAKTTTILPPLPEDSFLCSFGHIFAGGYSAGYYSYKWAEVLSADAFSAFEEAGLENDAAIRETGRRFRDTVLALGGSQHPMEVFKSFRGREPSTEALLRHSGLKAEA; encoded by the coding sequence ATGACCAACGACACCCCCATCGCCGCCCAAGATAACCCTCTCCTCATCTGTGAAGGCTTGCCCCCTTTTGACCAAATTGAAGCGGAGCACGTGCTGCCCGCCATCACGCAACTTTTAACCGAGCTAGAGCAGGAATTGCAAGCCCTAGAAACAGACGTCCAACCCACTTGGACTGGATTGGTGGAACCCTTAGAACAGCTCGGCGACCGATTGAGCTGGAGCTGGGGTATTGTTGGACATTTAATGGGGGTCAAAAACTCTCCAGAATTACGGAAAGCCTATGAAGCTGGCCAACCCAAGATCGTGGAATTTATCACTCGCTTGAGCCAGAGTCGCCCTATTTACGAAACCTATAAAAAACTGCAACAGAGTCCAGACTGGTCTCAATTAGATCCGGCTCAACAACGCATCGTTGAGAGTGCGATTCGGGAGGCAGAGCTATCGGGTGTGGGTCTGATTGGAGAGGTCAAAGAGCGATTCAATCAAATTCAGCTGGAATTAGCGACTCTATCGACTCAATTCTCGAACCATGTCTTGGATGCAACCAAAGCATTCAATATTCTACTAACCAATCCCAAGGAAGTGGCAGGCTTACCGCCAAGCTTACTAAGCCTAGCGGCCCAGGCAGCTCGGGCAGTGGGAGAGAAAGACTCCACGCCAGAGCATGGTCCTTGGTTAATGACCCTTGACATTCCCTGTTTTGGCCCATTTATGCAGCATAGCCAGCGCCGCGACTTACGGGAAAAGCTGTATCGAGCCTATATTAGCCGGGCTTCTGAAGGGGAATTTGATAACACTGAGATTATCGATCGAATTCTCAAGCTGCGAAAAGAAGAAGCAAAACTTCTTGGCTTTACAACCTATGCGGAAGCCAGTCTAGCGAGTAAAATGGCCCCCACAGTTTCTGCCGTTGAAACCTTACAGGAGCAACTCCGACAGGCTAGTTTCGATCAAGCTACTGCAGAACTCGAAACCCTCAAAACCTTTGCCAAGGAGCAAGGATCTGAGGAAGATAGCGATCTCAAGCATTGGGATGTCAGTTTCTGGGCCGAGCGCCAGCGAGAAGCCAAGTTTGATATTACTGATGAGCAATTGCGCCCCTATTTCCCCTTACCCCAGGTCTTAGACGGCTTGTTTAATCTGGTCAACCGCCTGTTTGGGGTGACGGTGACCGCTGCCGATGGTCAAGCTCCGGTTTGGCAGGAAGATGTTCGCTATTTTCAAGTCGCCAATGAACAGGGAGAACCTATCGCTCACTTCTACCTGGATCCTTACTCTCGCCCAGCGGAGAAGCGGGGCGGTGCCTGGATGGATGAATGCTTGGGTCGCGCCAAGTTCCATCGGGGTGATACGGTCCAGACTCGCTTACCCGTTGCCTATTTGATTTGTAATCAAACCCCTCCAGTAGATGGTAAACCCAGTTTAATGACCTTCAGAGAGGTGGAAACCCTCTTTCATGAGTTCGGCCATGGCTTGCAGCATATGCTCACTCAGGTGGATTATGCGGGCGCTGCAGGCATCAGTAATGTGGAATGGGATGCGGTCGAACTGCCCAGTCAGTTTATGGAAAACTGGTGCTATGACCGCCAAACCCTGATGGGCATGGCCAAGCACTATGAGACAGGTGAATCATTACCTGAAGAGTATTACCAGAAGCTGCTGGCGGCTCGGACCTATATGAGTGGCAGCACCATGCTGCGGCAGCTCCACTTTGGCATGGTGGATATGGAACTGCACCATAACTACGAGCCCGGTGGTTCTGAGAAAGTGAAACAGGTCCGCGATCGCATTGCCAAAACCACCACCATCTTGCCTCCCTTGCCAGAAGATTCTTTTCTCTGCTCCTTTGGGCACATTTTTGCCGGGGGGTATTCCGCCGGATACTACAGCTACAAATGGGCTGAAGTGCTGAGTGCCGACGCTTTTTCTGCCTTTGAAGAAGCAGGATTAGAGAACGATGCTGCCATTCGAGAGACGGGCCGCCGATTTCGCGATACGGTTCTAGCGTTAGGAGGAAGTCAGCATCCCATGGAAGTCTTCAAATCTTTCAGAGGGCGAGAACCAAGCACTGAAGCGCTGCTTCGCCATAGTGGTCTAAAAGCCGAAGCCTAA
- a CDS encoding serine/threonine-protein kinase, producing MSQCLNPECLHSNASDSSTCQQCGWSLLLGGHYRAIRSLGTGGFSNTFSAIDEHCLQSPCVIKQFIPPQLDPSRVEKSIALFHQEASILKELGNHPQIPSLLAFLEQDGQLYLIQEFIEGQDLFQEAIENGPFSEQQIQQLFTELLPILQFIHERQVVHRDIKPGNILRQENGSLVLIDFGGSLQLEGQFRPVTGTPGYASPEQLKGQVEAASDLHSLAITAMRLLTGYLAQEDSDPFANPQQRHQVWHRLKVNVSPELTQIFDNLLHPDIQQRYQSAIEVWQALSPNANLSSSPSPSLQTLSSPLQPKMTTSASTPVLKSDVGANYTYLKDLLTQQNFAAADQETWNLMLKIAGMTTQEALNIQVVQNFPLQDLKTLDSLWTEYSGGHFGFSAQRQIYQRLGGSQTLDYAVWQTFGKQIGWFSEERWQDYTNLKFTLSAPIGHLPACFADPLNRQGVDRGVCGWWRLGFVTLIHRLTSSVNE from the coding sequence ATGTCTCAGTGTCTTAATCCTGAGTGCTTGCACTCCAATGCCAGTGATAGTTCAACATGTCAACAATGTGGTTGGTCTCTACTCCTAGGCGGGCACTATCGTGCCATTCGATCCCTGGGAACAGGGGGGTTCTCAAATACCTTTTCGGCAATAGATGAGCACTGTTTGCAGTCTCCATGCGTGATCAAGCAGTTTATTCCACCTCAATTAGATCCAAGCCGGGTAGAGAAATCAATCGCCCTTTTTCATCAAGAAGCATCGATATTAAAGGAACTGGGCAATCACCCCCAAATCCCTTCGCTATTGGCTTTCTTAGAACAGGACGGACAGCTTTATCTGATCCAGGAATTTATCGAAGGGCAAGATCTATTTCAAGAAGCCATCGAAAATGGCCCCTTCAGTGAACAGCAGATTCAACAACTGTTTACAGAGCTGTTGCCGATCTTGCAGTTTATTCATGAGCGACAGGTGGTCCACCGAGACATCAAACCCGGCAATATTCTTCGTCAAGAAAATGGCTCCCTGGTACTGATTGATTTTGGGGGGTCCTTACAATTGGAAGGCCAGTTTCGACCCGTCACCGGAACACCTGGCTATGCCTCCCCAGAACAACTCAAGGGCCAAGTAGAAGCAGCTAGCGATTTACATAGCTTGGCAATAACAGCGATGCGCCTCTTGACAGGATATCTTGCCCAAGAAGACTCAGATCCCTTTGCCAATCCGCAACAACGGCATCAAGTCTGGCATCGCCTCAAGGTCAATGTCAGCCCTGAACTAACGCAAATTTTTGATAACCTTCTCCACCCAGACATTCAACAGCGGTATCAATCAGCCATCGAAGTGTGGCAAGCCCTAAGTCCCAATGCGAACCTATCGTCTAGCCCTTCACCCAGTCTTCAGACCCTGTCGTCCCCCCTACAACCCAAAATGACGACCTCTGCATCAACCCCTGTCCTAAAAAGCGATGTAGGGGCAAATTACACCTATTTAAAAGACTTATTAACCCAACAAAATTTCGCTGCTGCTGACCAAGAAACTTGGAATCTGATGCTAAAAATTGCGGGTATGACCACACAAGAAGCGCTCAATATTCAGGTAGTTCAGAATTTTCCTCTCCAAGATCTAAAAACTTTAGATTCTTTGTGGACAGAGTATAGTGGTGGACACTTTGGATTTTCAGCTCAAAGACAAATCTACCAGCGGCTCGGCGGTTCTCAAACGTTAGATTACGCCGTTTGGCAAACATTTGGAAAGCAAATCGGTTGGTTTAGCGAGGAACGATGGCAAGACTATACCAACTTAAAATTCACCCTCAGCGCACCGATCGGTCACTTACCCGCTTGTTTCGCAGATCCTCTTAATCGTCAGGGGGTTGACCGAGGTGTTTGCGGGTGGTGGCGCTTAGGATTTGTAACCCTCATTCACCGCCTGACATCATCAGTGAATGAATAA
- a CDS encoding GAF domain-containing protein, which produces MTHSSTPLDIDTADQEDLPTHQNSSRSADPSFHIQDLEADEPTSGPWDMQMDVSEAEANRGETLESQNSHPEAQATATSSWAASPLAGPVKNKDAPFKAKAISLALAVSMLPVLAIGTVTYFSGQLVQQQITQERQAGKPDLQVTERSIQQQLPSLLIGTGITALLAGAIAAWLAHRATTPVLKAVQVSDEMLQQIRPGMVKSGEAEANILSQLEHNIRSIEGYIPALLAQQDAEIEQLQMLKYVTNKIRASLNEDDVLNTTVEEARKIIKADRVIVYGFDADWYGTVIAESAIPGIAKALWAEIRDPCFAENYVEKYRAGRIQAINNVHEAGLTQCHLAQLEPFQVKANLVVPILREDKLFGLLIAHQCTQPRVWQESEINFFAQVASQVGFALEHSRLLVQVDQANNNAMANTQQTAQDYEMLQQRISQLSLESNGVVELFGTDANMAITHTQDQMHEIAEAADQIHVILNEITQTQEQVQIATQESQTGMTNTVDHLQSLSKLVETVDQSVHPLQQPTQQLGELIDLMGHVVSQVQLQAMNAALEAARSGAAGQSFAEIAEKVHGLSRQLDATLTDVKPLVSHIQTTTQSVGQEMSTGKNTIAVDTQTLGNTQAKLHELNSLNQRVLDLVQQIAEVTTNQVELSVLGHKTLDHLANTTLSATTQSSQIAEAVHQLMATVNNDLNSEDSLSA; this is translated from the coding sequence ATGACACATTCTTCTACTCCCTTGGACATCGATACGGCTGACCAGGAGGATCTTCCTACCCATCAAAACTCATCAAGATCGGCCGATCCGTCCTTTCACATCCAGGACTTAGAGGCCGATGAGCCTACATCTGGCCCCTGGGATATGCAGATGGATGTAAGTGAAGCAGAAGCCAATCGAGGAGAAACGTTAGAAAGTCAGAATTCACATCCTGAAGCCCAAGCAACCGCCACTTCTAGCTGGGCTGCATCCCCCTTGGCAGGCCCTGTGAAGAATAAAGACGCTCCCTTTAAAGCTAAAGCCATATCTCTGGCCTTGGCGGTCAGTATGTTGCCAGTGCTCGCAATCGGAACCGTCACTTACTTTAGTGGGCAACTCGTTCAGCAACAAATTACTCAGGAACGGCAAGCTGGTAAACCAGATCTTCAAGTAACCGAACGCTCTATTCAGCAACAACTCCCTTCCCTATTGATTGGAACAGGAATCACAGCCCTTCTGGCCGGTGCGATCGCAGCTTGGTTAGCCCATCGAGCAACAACTCCTGTACTTAAAGCAGTTCAGGTCTCTGATGAGATGCTTCAGCAAATTCGGCCGGGTATGGTTAAGTCCGGGGAAGCTGAAGCAAATATCTTAAGCCAGCTAGAACATAATATTCGCAGCATCGAAGGCTATATCCCTGCGCTATTGGCCCAGCAAGATGCCGAAATTGAGCAATTACAGATGCTCAAGTACGTCACCAATAAGATTCGCGCCTCACTCAATGAAGATGATGTCCTCAACACCACCGTTGAAGAAGCTCGCAAAATCATCAAGGCCGATCGGGTCATTGTCTATGGGTTTGATGCAGACTGGTATGGCACGGTGATAGCTGAATCCGCTATTCCAGGCATTGCCAAGGCCTTATGGGCCGAAATTAGAGACCCTTGTTTTGCCGAGAACTACGTCGAGAAGTATCGTGCAGGACGAATTCAAGCCATTAATAACGTCCACGAAGCAGGCTTGACCCAATGCCATCTGGCCCAACTAGAGCCCTTTCAAGTGAAAGCCAACTTAGTGGTGCCGATTCTGCGGGAGGACAAGCTATTTGGTTTATTGATTGCCCATCAATGTACCCAACCCCGAGTATGGCAAGAGTCAGAAATCAACTTCTTTGCCCAAGTGGCCTCCCAAGTTGGATTTGCCCTTGAACATTCCCGGCTCCTGGTTCAAGTCGATCAAGCCAATAATAATGCAATGGCTAACACCCAGCAGACGGCTCAAGACTACGAAATGCTACAGCAGAGAATTTCGCAGCTTTCCCTAGAAAGTAATGGCGTGGTCGAACTATTTGGCACAGATGCCAATATGGCGATCACCCATACGCAAGACCAGATGCATGAAATTGCTGAAGCTGCGGATCAAATTCATGTCATCCTCAATGAGATTACCCAAACCCAGGAACAGGTGCAGATTGCCACGCAAGAAAGTCAAACTGGGATGACAAATACCGTGGACCATTTACAGTCTCTATCCAAGTTGGTGGAAACCGTTGACCAATCGGTTCATCCCTTACAGCAACCCACCCAACAACTCGGTGAGCTGATTGATTTAATGGGACATGTGGTGTCCCAAGTCCAGCTACAGGCTATGAATGCAGCCCTTGAAGCGGCTCGATCTGGTGCTGCGGGTCAATCCTTTGCTGAAATTGCCGAAAAGGTACATGGCTTATCTCGGCAGCTGGACGCGACCCTGACGGACGTCAAGCCCTTAGTCAGCCATATTCAAACAACGACTCAATCTGTGGGTCAGGAGATGTCTACGGGAAAAAACACAATTGCGGTGGATACCCAAACATTAGGCAATACCCAAGCGAAGTTGCATGAATTAAATAGCCTGAACCAACGGGTCTTAGATCTCGTGCAGCAAATTGCTGAAGTCACCACGAATCAGGTGGAATTATCGGTGTTAGGTCACAAAACCTTGGATCATCTCGCAAACACTACGCTCAGTGCCACAACACAATCCTCCCAAATTGCAGAAGCCGTTCATCAGCTGATGGCTACGGTCAATAACGATCTCAACTCGGAAGATTCATTGTCAGCCTAG
- a CDS encoding response regulator — MANETPLRDPAYQLFFQEALELLLQIDTTLQEVLQIPSKTSIDFLLEMAQILDEGAQSLDLTQLAHQVQTFSGFMLNLQQDPLGTTPGDADLLRQAYKGMQTALEAYISGPPDLDTSSELDFSAYVPVSLDVAEDELAANGNLMLPAGGSDVTSLILISDVAEILEQLNQVLIEPQVYDLAAELKALTEALLGWGEVLELNELTTIAQSTLEMLDSNPQSAISIGQLSLAGFRAAHKTALQALQTDSVSQQSPGNQQQSSEMLDTQSIPTAMLSPMAAEIPTAESLSASDEVILNATQLFVWQQERLLFTIPSEAVAEILIPRAEQLMGNEHQRCLSWQQQFIPIHPLGHLLNQGESHWPRLTAAVLPGNGVGSPKVFGSSPFVIIHQGGQTLALEVEITRLVTESELVLQIPEEQIHCPYFSGETALESEEYGVVDIAALLNEMLDLSPLPMPKAVRLSSPAVSASPKPKRPQRLRKKTRSQTTILVVDDSKMVRMMVTTALQSAGYEVLEAADGQLAIEQVERADIQLIICDVEMPNMNGFEFLEYRCRQPAIMNLPVVMLSTCNSNQHRQLATTLGASAYLAKPYDESNLLATLQSLVG, encoded by the coding sequence ATGGCTAATGAGACGCCGCTGCGCGATCCTGCCTATCAACTGTTTTTTCAAGAAGCATTAGAACTTTTACTGCAGATTGACACCACCTTACAAGAGGTTTTGCAAATTCCCAGTAAAACATCCATTGATTTTTTACTGGAGATGGCGCAGATCTTGGATGAGGGAGCCCAATCCCTGGATCTCACTCAGTTAGCCCATCAGGTCCAAACCTTTTCGGGTTTCATGCTCAACTTACAGCAAGATCCCTTGGGGACGACCCCGGGGGATGCAGATCTGCTGAGGCAAGCCTATAAAGGGATGCAAACAGCTTTAGAAGCTTATATTTCTGGCCCACCAGACTTAGACACTTCTTCAGAACTAGATTTTTCTGCCTATGTGCCTGTTTCTTTAGACGTCGCCGAAGATGAGTTAGCTGCCAATGGAAATTTAATGCTGCCAGCAGGGGGAAGCGATGTTACCTCTTTAATCTTGATCTCTGACGTTGCGGAAATTTTAGAGCAGCTCAATCAGGTATTGATCGAGCCCCAGGTCTACGACCTTGCGGCTGAGTTAAAAGCATTAACAGAAGCATTATTGGGTTGGGGAGAAGTCCTGGAGCTGAATGAGCTGACCACGATTGCTCAATCCACCTTGGAAATGTTGGACAGCAATCCCCAATCTGCGATTTCAATTGGTCAATTATCTTTGGCTGGCTTTCGAGCAGCCCATAAAACAGCCTTACAGGCATTGCAGACTGACTCTGTTTCACAGCAGAGTCCAGGGAATCAGCAGCAGAGCTCGGAGATGCTGGATACTCAATCGATACCCACTGCCATGTTGTCCCCCATGGCTGCAGAAATTCCCACTGCTGAGTCATTATCGGCTTCAGATGAGGTGATCTTAAATGCTACCCAATTGTTTGTCTGGCAGCAGGAAAGGCTGCTATTTACAATTCCATCAGAAGCTGTGGCAGAAATCCTAATTCCTAGAGCTGAACAGTTGATGGGCAATGAGCATCAGCGTTGTTTAAGTTGGCAGCAACAATTTATCCCTATTCATCCCTTAGGGCATTTACTCAATCAAGGGGAGAGCCATTGGCCCCGGCTGACCGCAGCGGTATTGCCTGGGAATGGAGTGGGCAGTCCCAAGGTATTTGGGAGTTCTCCCTTCGTTATTATTCATCAGGGGGGGCAGACCCTGGCGTTAGAAGTTGAAATCACCCGATTGGTGACAGAGTCAGAGCTGGTTCTACAAATCCCAGAAGAACAAATCCATTGTCCTTATTTTTCTGGCGAGACGGCTTTGGAGTCAGAGGAGTATGGGGTAGTAGATATTGCCGCCCTGCTCAATGAAATGTTGGATTTAAGTCCGCTGCCAATGCCAAAGGCAGTGCGGCTGTCCAGCCCAGCAGTGTCTGCCAGTCCCAAGCCTAAACGCCCTCAAAGGCTCCGTAAAAAAACGCGATCGCAAACCACAATACTCGTGGTTGATGATTCCAAAATGGTCCGCATGATGGTAACCACGGCGCTACAATCAGCCGGATATGAAGTCCTAGAGGCTGCTGATGGGCAATTAGCCATCGAACAGGTAGAGCGAGCGGATATTCAGCTGATTATCTGTGACGTAGAAATGCCCAATATGAATGGGTTTGAGTTTCTAGAATATCGCTGCCGTCAGCCAGCCATTATGAACCTGCCGGTGGTGATGCTCAGTACCTGCAATAGCAATCAGCATCGACAGTTAGCGACAACCTTGGGCGCTAGTGCCTACCTGGCAAAACCTTATGATGAATCCAATCTCTTAGCCACCCTGCAATCGCTGGTGGGCTAA
- a CDS encoding ferredoxin-thioredoxin reductase variable chain has protein sequence MQVGDQVRVKESVVIYHHPEHRNNPFDIKGTEGELIQVIKDWQGREVSANYPYLVKFSKKLRIHLGEHEIESV, from the coding sequence ATGCAAGTAGGCGATCAAGTCCGCGTCAAAGAATCAGTTGTTATCTACCATCATCCTGAACATCGAAATAACCCCTTCGATATTAAAGGCACGGAAGGTGAGCTAATTCAAGTCATCAAGGACTGGCAAGGGCGAGAAGTGAGCGCCAATTACCCTTATCTCGTTAAGTTCAGTAAAAAACTCCGCATTCATTTGGGCGAGCACGAAATAGAGTCTGTGTAG
- the glp gene encoding gephyrin-like molybdotransferase Glp, protein MLSVAQAESLILKLALPLTDQEVTSLLNAQQRILATDISSKLDFPYWDNSAMDGYAVRYEDLKTCGPDTPAILDVVTEIPAGTCPNISLAPGQAARIFTGAMLPQGADTVVMQENTLRQGEQVHILQCPQPQAFVRKRGAYYQGGTPILKQGITLTPPDIAILATVQCTEIPVYRRPVVAILSTGNELIAPDQPLQPGQIVDSNRYALAALVQAMGAEVRLVDPVGDQVEDLRTAISTTIPQTDVVISSGGVSVGDYDYVDQVLAELNADIHIRSVAVKPGKPLTFATFPAADGKQPVLYFGLPGNPVSALVSFWRFVQPALRKVSGQAANWRPQFVEARTLHPLPAGGQREIYLWGKLSLDSGQYEFALAGGSHSSGNLMNLSQTNGLVVIPIDHPATEAGGVVSVMQVEAANT, encoded by the coding sequence ATGCTTTCAGTTGCCCAAGCAGAGTCTCTCATTCTCAAGCTTGCTCTACCGCTCACCGATCAAGAAGTCACCTCTCTTCTCAACGCTCAGCAGCGGATTCTGGCCACAGATATTTCCAGTAAACTGGATTTTCCCTATTGGGATAATTCAGCGATGGATGGGTATGCGGTTCGCTACGAAGATCTCAAAACTTGTGGACCTGACACCCCAGCCATCCTTGATGTAGTGACGGAAATACCAGCCGGGACTTGCCCTAATATCTCGTTAGCTCCTGGGCAAGCTGCCCGCATTTTTACTGGGGCCATGCTGCCCCAGGGGGCAGATACAGTGGTGATGCAAGAGAATACGCTCCGACAAGGTGAGCAAGTTCATATCCTGCAATGCCCTCAACCCCAAGCCTTTGTCAGAAAGCGAGGCGCTTACTATCAAGGGGGAACACCGATTTTAAAGCAAGGCATTACTCTAACGCCTCCAGATATTGCCATTTTGGCAACGGTGCAGTGCACAGAGATTCCTGTTTATCGTCGGCCCGTGGTCGCGATTTTATCGACAGGCAATGAGCTCATTGCCCCCGATCAGCCGTTACAGCCCGGACAAATTGTCGATTCCAATCGGTATGCTTTAGCAGCGTTGGTGCAGGCAATGGGAGCGGAAGTGCGACTGGTAGATCCGGTGGGTGACCAAGTTGAGGATTTGAGAACTGCGATCTCAACTACAATTCCCCAGACCGATGTAGTGATTTCCTCCGGGGGAGTCTCGGTTGGGGATTACGATTATGTGGATCAAGTACTGGCTGAGTTAAATGCTGATATTCATATTCGGTCTGTGGCCGTTAAGCCAGGTAAACCTTTAACCTTTGCCACATTTCCTGCTGCAGACGGAAAGCAACCTGTCCTGTATTTTGGTCTACCAGGAAATCCTGTTTCGGCTTTGGTCAGTTTTTGGCGATTTGTGCAGCCCGCCCTCCGCAAAGTATCCGGTCAGGCTGCCAATTGGAGGCCTCAGTTTGTAGAAGCTAGAACCTTACATCCTTTACCAGCAGGCGGCCAGCGAGAAATTTATCTCTGGGGGAAATTGAGCCTGGATTCCGGCCAATATGAATTTGCATTAGCTGGCGGGAGTCATAGCTCTGGTAATCTGATGAATTTGTCTCAAACCAACGGTTTAGTTGTTATTCCTATCGATCATCCGGCAACAGAAGCTGGGGGGGTAGTGTCTGTGATGCAAGTGGAGGCAGCCAACACCTAA
- a CDS encoding ATP-binding protein: MATAIKIKPKDRDAVIQALQAGVVPRKGQHLIQVGRAEEIKAILRDVERIAEGGAAIRFIIGEYGSGKTFFINLTRTIALEKKLVTAHADLTPDRRLHASSGQARSLYTELMANLSTRTKPDGGALPSVVERFVTSAMTEGRDRKVNPEDIIRERLAHLSEFVGGYDFAEVIAAYWRGHDSGDDALKANAVRWLRGEFSTKTEARTALGVRTIVDDTNVYDQLKLFAQLVKLAGYDGFMICLDEMVNLYKLSNTQARKSNYEQILRILNDCLQGNAGHLGFMFGGTPDLLMDTRRGLYSYPALQTRLAENSFAGDGLVDYSGPVLRLANLSPEDLYVLLGKIRLVFAEGNTKKSRLPDQGIQAFMAHCSDYIGEAYFRTPRNTIKAFVDLLAVLEQNTQVSWKDLVTKVSIGTDVNGGASPKAASKNGKKSQTNDDLASFKL; the protein is encoded by the coding sequence ATGGCCACTGCCATCAAAATTAAACCCAAAGATCGGGATGCAGTGATTCAGGCCCTGCAAGCGGGCGTGGTTCCACGCAAAGGACAACATTTGATTCAAGTGGGACGGGCTGAAGAAATTAAAGCCATTCTGCGAGATGTCGAACGCATCGCCGAAGGCGGCGCCGCCATCCGCTTCATTATTGGTGAGTACGGCTCGGGTAAAACCTTTTTCATCAATTTGACCCGCACCATTGCTTTAGAGAAAAAGCTGGTGACAGCCCATGCTGACCTAACGCCCGATCGGCGCTTACATGCGTCTAGTGGTCAAGCCCGGTCCCTGTATACCGAACTCATGGCCAACCTATCGACTCGCACCAAACCAGATGGTGGAGCTTTGCCCAGTGTCGTCGAACGATTTGTGACGTCAGCGATGACAGAAGGACGCGATCGCAAGGTCAATCCCGAGGACATTATCCGCGAGCGATTAGCTCATCTCTCGGAATTCGTCGGGGGGTATGACTTTGCCGAAGTAATTGCCGCCTACTGGCGCGGTCATGATAGCGGAGATGATGCCTTGAAAGCCAATGCAGTCCGCTGGCTCCGGGGAGAATTTTCAACCAAAACCGAAGCCCGAACGGCCTTAGGAGTCAGAACCATCGTGGATGATACCAACGTCTACGATCAACTCAAGCTTTTTGCCCAGCTGGTGAAACTAGCGGGATACGACGGCTTTATGATTTGCTTGGATGAGATGGTGAATCTATATAAACTCTCCAACACCCAGGCCCGCAAAAGCAATTACGAACAAATTCTGCGCATCCTCAATGATTGTTTGCAGGGGAATGCTGGGCATTTAGGGTTTATGTTTGGTGGCACTCCTGATTTGCTAATGGATACACGCCGAGGACTCTACAGCTATCCTGCGCTGCAAACGCGCTTGGCAGAGAATAGTTTTGCAGGTGACGGTCTAGTAGATTACAGTGGACCTGTTTTACGCTTAGCGAACCTAAGTCCCGAAGACCTGTACGTGCTGCTGGGCAAAATTCGCCTAGTGTTTGCCGAAGGCAATACGAAGAAATCTCGCCTTCCAGATCAAGGCATCCAGGCATTTATGGCCCATTGCTCAGACTATATTGGCGAAGCGTACTTCCGTACCCCTCGCAATACCATTAAGGCCTTTGTCGATTTATTAGCAGTTCTTGAGCAAAACACCCAAGTATCCTGGAAAGATCTGGTCACTAAAGTCAGCATTGGTACGGACGTCAATGGAGGAGCCAGCCCCAAAGCAGCCTCCAAAAACGGAAAGAAAAGCCAAACCAATGATGATCTAGCTTCTTTCAAGTTGTAA